The Microbulbifer sp. YPW1 genome contains the following window.
CATCATGCTTGGAAAAAACATTGTCACTTCTGTCTTCATTTTGGCCGCGTCGGTCGTATGGGCGCAGGAAAAGGCACAAGAGAAGACACTGCAACACACTCCACTTGACGCGTTTGTGGATGGCTTTCCACTAGAGCTTGAAAAGCAGACGCGCAATGCCAATTACAACGAGCTGTTCAAGGGCGGGGATATTTCTGCGTATTTCAATATGCGGGCATCGGAGTTTCTGCCGACAGCCATTCTCCCGCCGCACCAGGACGTGATGCCGCTGGGCAGCAAGCCGATGCCGGAAGTCGGCAAAGTGAAAGTCGAATTGGTGTCCGAAAGTAAGCTCAAGGGGCCGCTTACCCTCGATGAATTCCTTGCGCAGTCCGATGGTGCCCAGGCGTATCTGGTGGTACACAAAGGCAATATCGTGTACGAGAAGTATCCGCGCATGCGCCCCGAGGATCACCATGTCTGGATGTCTTCGTCAAAGCCCACCGCCAGCCTGGTCATCGATCAGCTGATCAGTGAGGGGAAGATCGACGAGAATGCGCCGATCACCAAATACCTGACGGACTTCAAGGGCACCGACTGGGACGGCATCACCACCCGTGATGTGATGGATATGGCCACCGGCATGGACCTGGAGGATACGTCCGAATCCCGCTTCGATCCGGACAACATTGCCCGCCGCGTGTATGAAGCCGAGTTTGGCTTTCCGAATAAAACCCGGGGCGTGGAAAAGCTGCGTGACGTATTGAAGAGCACACCCAAGAAAGACGAGCCCGGTTTGGCATTCGAGTATGCCTCGGGGCTGACGCAAATGCTGGTGCTCCTGGCCGAGGAGGTGGAAAACGACCGCTGGCATCAGATATTCGACCGCCGCGTATGGTCGAAGGTGGGTGCCGAGGGGCCTTTGCAACTGCACATGACACCGGACGGGATAGTTGCGGCGCATGGGTTGATATCGAGTAATCTGCGGGACTTCGCCCGCTTCGGCATGCTCTACACCCCGAGCTGGAAAAAGATCGCCGTCGAGCAGGTGGTGACGGATGAAATCCTCGAGCGCATTCGCAAAGGGGTCCGGTCGCATGAGTTCGTCATGGCCGGGTTCGACGGCGCTGTGTTCGTTGACTATCTGGGTTCAAAGGACTTTATTGCCAACAGCCGCCAGTGGGATGTGATCTGGCCCGATGGCGATATGTGGAAAGGTGGCCTGATGACTCAGGGCCTCTACGTATCGCCCTCCCGGGATCTCGTGATTGTCTATTTCAATGTCAACAACGATGACCACTCGGGGCATCGCTTTGCGCGGCCGATTGCGACTTCAGGGTTTTTCGATAAGTAAACCTCTTTCCAAAACGGAGTTGAACCCCTTGTGGCGCAGGCAAAAGTCGTAACGCTAGTTGCCTTCATCATCAGCTGTGTTCTTGGGTTCGACCCCGCCATCTCCAACACTAAAGGATTTGATTGTAAACTGCCGGCTCCATTCCTCGACGGTGATCGGCTCAAAACGGCCCCTTTCCTCGACCGGAAAACGTATCGACTTGCCGGGGCGGACATCAAGTTGGAACTCGTTGTCGCGCACCACAGGCACGCCGCTCACGATGACGTAAGGAATACCGGAGGTGGGTAAGCCCTGCTCGCCGGCCTTGTAAGTAGCATTGTCCGTTACCTTCTCGGGGTCGAAGATGGTTATGTCTGCGACCATCCCCTCCTGCAGGCGACCTCGCTCCTGCATTGCCTTGATGCCAGTCAGGCCAAGGTGATAAGCCGGCCAGTAGGCCATTTGTGCGATCGTGAACATCAGCGGCACGCCGTTTTCGCGCGCCATCCGGAGTGTCTTGCCGCGGGTGCCTGCGGTTCGCGGGTGACCGACGTAGTCTTCGGGTGGAAGATCCCAGGAGTCGATCCCCTTGCCGGACCACATCGCGTCGGATGCCACGATCATGTGTGGCATGCGTAACCAGTAGGGTAGCCATTCATCCCGTTTGGGGTTGAATGCGAAAATTGTCCGCCCCGGATCCGCCTTGGACGTTGTTTCCCATTCTTGCTGGGTCAGAAATTTGTCCTGAATTGGGTCATAGATGGTCTCCTCATAGGGGCGGCCGCCCGCGAGGATTTTGAATTTCTCAGGCGAGAAAAAGTCAGAGGAAATCGCGGTCGATGCTGCGGAATATGGGTAGTATTCCGACCAGACGTTGTAACCCTGGGCGCGCGCTTTCTGCAGTTTTTCTTCGTTTTCCCACCAGCCGTATTCGTTGTCGTGGTTAATGGAAAACGGCGCGTCGAGCACCATCGCGTTCGCAAGGAGCTCACTGGTGCCAAGCGTTCCCTCTGGATTGCTGGGATTTCCATGAAAGCGCACATGGGCACCGAGCGCCCGACCATAGTTGGCCGCGACCTCCTGCGTCTTGAACATCTCGAATGTCGTTACTCCCTCGCTCATGTAGCCAATGGTTGAGGCGAGGCTGAGCGCACCCTGGCGTAACTCCTCATCAATGTGTGTGAGGATTTGATTCAGCTGATCCAGATCGCTGCGTGTGACGGACCAGCCGGGAACACCGTCTGTTTTCACCGCTTGCGCGCGCAGTTCGAAAACACTGGTGGCGTCATGCCATCCGCTGGTATCGACTTCTGGATCGTGAATCCGTGTCCGGGTCATTTCCTGACTGACGCCGGTGCCGTAATTCAGCGGCCAGCCGGATTTGTCTTTTGCGGCATACCAGTCGGCAACATTTATCGCGCCCGCTTCGAGGTCCATTCCTGTGGTTACGCCATCGAGTGCGGCGAGTTTCAGCGACAGCCCGTCGAGGGCATGGAAGTGCAGGTCGATAAATCCGGGGGCGACGACAAGGCCCGTTGCATCGATGGTCTTGACCCCCTTGAGGTCATGGGGGGTAATCTTGGCAATCCGTCCGTCTTTGACGCCAACATTGAGCACCGCGTCCAGCATGGACTCAGGATCGATCACCCGGCCGTTATTGATCACGAGGTCGTAGTCTTGAGCGAGCGATGACATCGTGCAGCCAAGCAAAAGGGCTGTGATAAAGACTCTCGAACATTTCAACGGTATATCTCCTTTGCTTCCAACCTAGGCGCGCGACTTGGGCTTTGGCTAATCCGTTTTCCCTGGTGGCTGGAAGACAGGTTGTCGGTACCAAGCCGTGTTTTACTAATAGGCGACTCGTGCCCTCAGGCCAAAGAGTGCCGTGAAGTCCTCGGTGGTATTGAGTGTGGGATTCTGAATCAACTGGATGCTTGGAGTGACTTGTACACGCTCGGTGACCTGCCACCGCTGGAAGATTTCCATGGTGTACTGGTCATCAAGTTTTGCTTTAAAGGTGTCACGGTTGGGGCGGCTCCAGTTAAGGCCAAGCCCCAGCAAATCGCGGCCAGGTATGCTTGCATACCCAAACCCCAAGCTGAAAGATGCCTGGTAGAAGCTCGCTCCGTCTTCCGCCCAGCCTCCGCGAATAAATGGAAGCCAATGATTGTCGACCTTACGGGTAAGTGAGGCGTTGATTCCCCAGCCATCTGGTGTGCCAGCCTCGTCGCGTTCGTCGATCTGCCAGAGAGTGACGTGAGCATTGTCGATAAAAAGCTGTTCTTTTGCCGAGGTTCTACCAATCTCAAGGGTCTTGATGGTTTCGAAATCGCTGAAAAAGGTGTCAAAACCGCCACCAAGATCGGTAGCATCGCCGTTGGCATCGGCAATGCCGCCCACCGCATAAATCTGATCCGTCAGGAAGCCACCAACCATCGCCCCGAGTGCCCCATCGGGTAAACCAGCAATAGCGCCGGCGCCGGTCTGGAAGACGAGGTTGGAGAACCCGGTCCAGGGACTCGCAAGGGCATAGACGTCCACATAGTCGGTTATGTCGAGATAGCCAAAATAACTTACGCCTCGACCACGCGCGAAGCGCTGCTGCCAGAACAGGTGGGTAGCACGCCAACTCTGATCGCTGAAAACCGAACTGACCAGCCCGACATACCCAACCTCAAAACCAAATTCAGTTGGAGGGATATCCGTATAGCCATGTCGGTTTTCGACTTTGAAGATAAGACTGCCTGTATTCGCTCCGTGTCTGCCTACCAGATCCCAAATGCCGTAGGCACGGAAAGCGCCACTGGCGGAGGTGTCGTCGTCCAAGCTCTGTGATGCCACGTATCCGAGTGCATCATATTCGAGGCTGAAATCGAGCCCTGCGCGCTTTTTAAGTCGTGTCTTCCATTCGTCCCAGCGTTTCCCAGTGGGCTCGGTCCCAGCCACGTCCGGCTTGTCCGTTGCGTTATCGACTAGCTCATTCTCCACTGCACTCGGCCCCACCAACTGTGTGGCAGCATCTTCACCCCCCACAAGTGTGAGAGGCGACGTCATCGTCACGGCAAGTACCGTGAACCTTATTGTCACAATAGCCGCCATTAAACTAGGCGCCAACCTGACTAACAGCTCGGACCATCACGATGCTCTGTTGACATGAAAAATCGACCATTCCGTTGCTTGTAGTTAGTGATTCTTGTTAGAGCGTGTTCCGGTAATTTGTATAGCGATGGAACTGCTCAGTTACATCTTTCGTGACATGGGGCGTGATAACCCTCTTGATATGAAATGCTGTGGGTCGTCACAAAACAGGATATAAGATATTAGTTCAAGATAGGGGGGCAAATGGGACGCTATTACTTAATTGCTGTGCATTTATCCAGTACAATCGCGCCCATCACCAACAATCCACTCATCAACCCAGAACAGCATTTTGCCCCAAGGATTCCTCCTCACCCGCCACAGCTTTGACCAGCGCGGCAGCACCTGCATCCACTACTGGCTGGCCACGCCCGAGGGCCCGGTCAAGCTGGTCATTGAAGGTGAGCGCCCGGTTTTTATGGTGAGGGTGGCGGACCGCACCCAGGTGACCGAGGCGCTGGCCGGCGTGCCTTACGATTGGCAGCAGCTGGGCTTCCAGACCTTTGGCCGCGAGGAAGCGGCCATGCTTTATTTCCCCACCATCGACGCCCACCGCCGGGCGCAGACCCTGTTGCAACATCGCGGCATCGAGGTTTTTGAAGCGGATTTTCGGCTCCACGACCGTTACCTGATGGAGCGCTTTGTCCGCGGTGGCCTCTATTTTGAAGGGGTGGCCCGGGCCAAAGACGGCTATACGGAATATCGCAACGTGCGCCTAAAGGGCGCCGAGGTGCAGCCGGATTTCAAGGTGGTTTCTCTGGATGTGGAGTGCTCCGGCCAGGGCGAGCTGTATTCCATCGGTCTCTACGGGCACGGCGTGGAAGAGGTGCTGATGGTGGGTAAACCGGAGGCCGCCGATACCTCCATCCACTGGGTGGATGACGAGCGGGCGTTGCTCGAGGCGCTGGAGGCCAGGATTCAATCCCTGGACCCGGACATCATCATCGGCTGGTCCGTGGTGGACTTTGACTTTCGTCTACTGGTTAAAAGGGCGGGGCGCTACGGACTGCGCCTGAAGCTGGGACGCGGTGGCACCGATGCCCGCTGGCGGGATGGCCGGGAAGGCAGCCAGGGATTCGTGACACTGCCGGGCCGGGTAGTACTGGATGGCATCGATGGACTGAAGAACGCCACCTACAGCTTTGAAAGCTTCAGCCTGGAGTTCGTGGCCCAGACGCTACTGGGCAGGGGCAAGGACACCGAAGACGTGGACAACCGCCTGGCCGCGATTGAGCACGACTTTCGCCATAACAAACCCAAGCTGGCTGCCTACAACCTGGAAGACTGCCGCCTGGTCTGGGATATTTACCTGCACACCCGCTTGCTGGATTACCTGCGCCTGCGGGCCCAGCTCACCGGCCTCGAACTCGATCGCAGTGGCGGCTCAGTGGCGGCCTTTACCAACCTCTACCTGCCCAAACTACACCGCAGCCGCTATGTGGCGCCCAACCTGCCGGCGGACGGCGGCCTCGCCAGCCCGGGCGGCTATGTGATGGACTCCCGGCCGGGCCTGTACGACAACGTGCTGGTGCTGGATTTCAAGAGCCTGTATCCCAGCATTATCCGCACCTTCAAGATCGATCCTATGGGTTTGATTGAGGGGTTGGCCGACGGATCGGAAGAGGGCGAGCCGGAGGGGCGGTCGGATAAAAACACAATCCCCGGTTTTCGCGGCGCGCACTTTTCCCGTGACAAGCATTTCCTGCCGGACATCATTACCAACCTCTGGGCCGAGCGTGACATCGCCAAGCAGGAGCAGGATGCCGCCCGCTCCCAGGCCATCAAGATCATCATGAACTCTTTCTACGGGGTGCTCGGAAGTGGGGGCTGTCGTTTTTACGACACGCGCCTGGCCAGCTCCATCACCCTGCGCGGTCACGAGATCATGCAGCAGACGGCCCGCTGGATTGAGGAGCTGGGTCACCAGGTTATCTATGGCGATACCGATTCCACGTTTGTCTGGCTGAGTGGCCGCCCCAGCGCGGAGGAAGCGGATTTGATCGGCAAGGGCCTGGCGAGCGAGATCAACACGCGCTGGCAGAACAAGCTCAAAGACGAGCTGGCGCTGGCGTGCGAACTGGAGCTGGAATTCGAAACCCACTACCAGCGCTTTTTGATGCCCACCATTCGCGGCTCCGAGGCCGGCTCCAAGAAACGCTATGCGGGGCTGGTGGTGAACGGGGATGAGGAAAAGCTCGTATTCAAGGGCCTGGAAACCGTCCGCAGCGACTGGACGCCCCTGGCCAAGCAATTCCAGACCCAGCTCTACGGGATGGTATTTCACGGCGAAGATCCGTCCGACTATATCCGCGAGACGGTTGAGAAAACCCGGGCAGGGGAGATGGACGAGCAGCTGGTGTATCGCAAGCGGCTCCGGCGCAAGCTGGAGCAATACGTGAAAAACGTACCGCCCCAGGTGCGCGCGGCGCGCATGGCCGATGAACACCGCCGCCAGCAGGGGCTAGAACCCCGCTACCAGAACAAGGGCTGGATTCAATACGTGATCACCCTCAACGGCCCCGAGCCAGTGGACTACCGTCAGTCACCGATCGATTACCAGCACTATATCGACAAGCAGCTCAAGCCCGTGGCTGATGCCATATTGCCCTTCATCGACCTGGATTTTGACAGCCTGGTGGATGGCCAGTTGGGCCTGTTCGGTGTGAGCGATTGAGTATCGGTCTGCTAATCCTCGTCACCGGTCGACGTAGTGGATCGGGACTCCGGTGCACTTGAGTGCGGGGCTGGGCCGACCGGCTGCAATCGCCCTTCAAGCATCGTGCCCCATACCGTGATGTCCTTGATCCTGGGAGGTTCGACCTCCAGGGGGCTCTCCCCGAGCACCGTCAGGTTGGCCTTCTTGCCCACCTCGATCGAGCCGATCTCCTTCTCTTGCCGGATCGAATACGCAGCGCCGAGGGTGACGGCTTCGAGCGCCTGCGCCGCGGTAATCCGCTGGTCCGGCCCCGGCGTCCAACCGGGAGGCGTCGTGCGGTTGACCGCCGCCCACATCAGGTAGAGCGGGCTGGCCGGTCCCATCGGCATGTCGGAGTGCAGCGAGATCGGTATGCCGGCGCGAAGAGTGTCCCCTAGCGGCACCATGCGCTCGGTGCGCGCCTTGCCGACACCGACCTTGGCATATTTGTCGGCGAGTGTGGTGGTGTACGAAGGGTTGGCGGAGACGATCGCGCCAAGCCTGGCGATGCGGGCGATCTGGTCCGGTTGAGCGTACCCGAAGTGCACGAGCGTCGTGCGATGGTCGGTGCGCGGCTTGCGCTTCATCGCTTTCTCGAGTGTGTCGAGCAGCACGTCTAGGGCCTTGTCGCCCAGCACATGGATGTGAATCTGATACCCGGCGTCCCAGTAGACGTCGAATGCCCGCGCAAATAAATCCGGGGCCTGAATCCACTCGCCGTGGTGGCCGTCGATGTAGCCATCGCGCATCTGGGCTAACTGGGAGAAGATTGCACCGTCGAGCAACAGCTTGGTCTGCTTCGGCAGGAACTTCCCGCGGCCGGCACCCCAGCTCATCATCTTCTCGTGTTCGGCAATGAGCGTTGCGCCCCCTTCCTTGTCGAGGTACTTGGCGGCGATCATCCGACCATCAGGAATGTAGAAAAAGTTGAATGGGGTGGCGTCGTCGCCGAACGCAGCGTTGATCGCGTCCTGTAGGGGCTTGTCCAGTGGACCGGCCGGCTCGGAAAGAGCGGTGATGCCCTGCTGGTGGAAATACCGCTCCGCAAACTTCAACCCGCGATCAAGTTGCTCAGGACTTGCAAGGCCCTTGGTAATGCGGCCCATTACTCCCTCGAAAAAGCCTGCTTCCCAGAACTTGCCTTCTTTCAGGTCGGACTGCTCCTGCGCCGCTTTCGGCAATGTCGCGACCCACTCGGCGTCGATCTCGTACTCTTTCATTGCCGCTGTATTGAAGAACATTATGTGCGTCGAGCGATCCCAGACCGCGACGGGCAGGGTGGGCGCCATCTGGTCGAGAATGGCGCGCGACATCGGGCCGTGCCAGGCCTGGTGGTAACCCCAAGTAAAGAGCGTCGAACCGGATGAGGGGTTATGCTCGGCGATCGCCTTTTGCAGTCGCTTACGGTAGGTCGCTTCGTCGAGTGCCTTGGGCGCGAAGCCGTTTGCCGTGTTCCAGTCTTCAATGGAGATCACATCGCACACCATTGCGAGCGCGGCCAGCAACGGGTGCACGTGCTGATCGATGAGGCCCGGTACCACCACCAGATCCGCAAACGTCGTATCCGTTCGCGCTCCGGCCCCGGCTGCCTTCTTGACCTCGGTGCGTGTGCCGACGGCGATGAACCTGCCGTCCTTCACCGCCACGGCTTCGGCGCGCGGTTTCTTCGGATCCATGGTGATGAATTCACGGGAGGTGTAGATCACAGTTTGCGATGATTGCTTGGCAAGGGGATCCGGTCCCTGCAATCGAATTGCCTGCGCCCAGGCGATGATGGGTACGGCAAGCAAAAAGGTGGACGCTATCGTTGTTAGTCGTGCCCTAAAAGACATATCTCCTCCTTGCTTAGGCGGGGTTGTCGCGACAATACAGTACCGATTTCTCGATGTGAAATGACTTCTTCAAGTTCAAAAATCAATGTTGGCTCGCAGTGCAAGATCCCATGCGTCACCAAATTCCTGGCGTGCAGGATCAATCCACTGTAGATCAACAGTGAACTGAAACCAGGGGGCCATAGCCACCTTGTAGTAGAGTTCCAGTCCACGTTCGTCGTCGAATGGGATTACCGGATCCACGGACGACTCCAGGGCATCACTGAGATCGTAGAAGTAATAGCCGATACCGAATTCATCGAGCGGTCGCCCTGATACGATGCCCTGACCGGCAAAACCGCCGATAAACGATGCCTGTATCGGGTTAGGGTTACCGTCGGCCTTCGCCGCCTTGGCGTAGATTCCAAAACCCTTGCCGGGTACGGCGGGGCTCTCGTAAATTAAATGTGATGCGGTCACGCTGAGATTGTAAGAGCCCTTGAGGGTGCCGGTCTTGAGATCTGGCGGTAACAGTAGTTGCCCGAGGTCTGCGCCGTCTTTGGTGCTGTAAGTACCGGTTACCCCCAGACTGCTGCTTCTTCCCGCAAGTTTCCCTGTCCAGGTGGTGCCGAGGGATATATTGGTGCCGACATTAAAAAGGTTGGCGAAACCGTAGTCGTTGGTTCGGTCATTGGGATCAAACACCATGAAGGTCAGCGACCAGGGATTGAACCTGTGTGAAATGATCGTGCCCATGATGACAGGGGGCACTACCCCGCTGGGCGGTGCCACAAATGCAACATTGTTGAAGCGATCCCGTGCCCAGCCGCCAAAAAACGGGTCTTTTGCTAATAAGTCAAAGGCGTTTATCTTGCCAAGCATCATCGACGTATTATCGCCGAAGCGGTGGCTGTAATAGATGGAACTCCCTACCAGACGGCCGGGATCGCCCAGAGGCGTGGTAATACCTGCATTGACGGGCCAAATACCGCCTGAGCTGGGCACGGGGCGGTCGGCTAGTTCGCCGAAACGGGATTCCAAGTGGAAATTAAATCCGCCTCCGTGCCACAGGCTGAGCTTTTCAGTGTTCAAAGTGATGAACCCGTCCGCTCTTCCGCCAAATTCGAAATCGACATTATCCACGCCGCCGGACAGCAGGCCCTGATAATAACCGGTTACAGAAAAATCAATGTTAACCCCGTGTGCCTCCAGTGCACTACGTGACCCATTCCAGTCACAGGTCAGGCGATCACGGGCACACAGGCGGTGTTGTGGAGTATCCGCGCTTGCCACGCCCGGTAAGTTCCCAAAAGTAAGAAAAATTACTGTGACGCCAATTCTCATAGCCATTCAAATTCCGCAAATTCGTCGCTTTAAACATTCAATCGGCCCAGGACGTATGGCTGAACTATAGTTGTTCGCGTAGTAATGGAGGCAGGAATGGACGCTGAGACAGGTTTTCGGAAGTAGGAGTTAGAAATATGAATTGTGCATTCTATACGGCAGTCGCAATCGTCATGACGGCGCTTTTTATTGCCCCCTGTTCCGCGGAAGAACCTCGTCCAATGGCCGATTCGATTTACACTGGTGGCACCATACTTACCGTTAATGATGCACAGTCTAATGCAGAAGCTGTCGCCGTTAAGAATGGAAAAATTCTCGCGGTAGGCAACCGCGAGAAAATTGAAGAATCGCACAAGGGGGGTGATACGAAGATCGTCGATCTTGGCGGTAAAACAATGTTGCCGGGATTTGTCGATTCACACGGACATGCTTATTTAATCGGTATTCAGGCGACAACGGCGAATTTGCTGCCACCACCTGATGGTGCCGGCCGGGACATTGCCACCTTGCAGTCAATACTCTCTGACTGGGCTAAAGGAAATAAAAGCACGGTGGAAAAAATTGGCTGGATCGTCGGCTTTGGTTACGACGATTCGCAACTCGCAGAGCAGCGGCACCCCACCAAAGAAGAGCTCGACAAGGTATCCACTGAATATCCGGTGATCATCATTCATCAATCCAGCCACCTTGGCGTCGCAAACAGCAAGGCGCTGGAACTTGCGGGGATCACCGCCGAAACCAAAAATCCGAAGGGTGGTGTATTTCGTCGCAAGGCGGGTTCACAAGAGCCTAACGGCGTGCTGGAGGAATATGCTTTCTTTTATGTCATCAGCAAGCTTGCAGAGAAATTTGATGACAATGTTAACGACACGCTCGTCGAGGAGGGAGCCAAACTGCTCGCATCCTATGGCTACACTACTGGGCAAGAAGGACGTTCGATGGCTCCAGCCGTGGCAGCTATGCAGCGGGTGGCTGACGCGGGCAATCTGCAAATTGATCTGGTGACCTACCCGGACATCCTTGAGGTTAAGAATCCAAGTCCCTCCCGGTCATATAAAAACCGATTTCGAGTGGGCGGTGTCAAATTAGTCATTGACGGATCACCGCAAGGTAAGACCGCGTGGCTGACGCAACCCTACTATGTACCGCCCGAAGGGCAGGATAAGGACTACAGGGGTTATGCCGTTATTGATCAAAAAACGACGGATGAAGCGGTAGAAAAAGCGTTTGCCAATGGCTGGCAAATTATCACTCACTCCAATGGCGATGCTGCCAGTGACCGGCTGATCGAGGCAATACAAAAGGCGAAAGCCAAGCATCCGGATGTGGACAACCGGCCGGTTTTGATACATGGTCAGGTTCTGCGCGAGGATCAAGTCGAGCGCCTCAAAGAACTTGATGTCTTTCCCTCTCTTTTCCCGATGCATACATTTTACTGGGGTGATTGGCACCGGGATTCTGTATTGGGACCGGAGCGGGCTGAGAATATCTCTCCAACCGGCTGGCTTATGGAGCGCGACATGACGTTCGGTACCCATCACGATGCGCCGGTTGCACTACCCAACTCAATGCGTGTGCTATCTGCCACAGTTACTCGTAGAACCCGCACCGGGCGCGTTCTCGGGCCTGAGCATCGCGTGCCGGTTGCCACCGCTTTAAAGGCGATGACCATTTGGCCCGCTTGGCAGCACTTCGAGGAAAATACCAAAGGTTCGATTGAGGTTGGCAAGCTGGCCGATTTTGTTATCCTCTCCGAAAATCCAATGACCATCCCAGAAGATAAATTGGCCGAGATTAAAGTGTTGGAAACGATTAAA
Protein-coding sequences here:
- a CDS encoding carbohydrate porin, producing MRIGVTVIFLTFGNLPGVASADTPQHRLCARDRLTCDWNGSRSALEAHGVNIDFSVTGYYQGLLSGGVDNVDFEFGGRADGFITLNTEKLSLWHGGGFNFHLESRFGELADRPVPSSGGIWPVNAGITTPLGDPGRLVGSSIYYSHRFGDNTSMMLGKINAFDLLAKDPFFGGWARDRFNNVAFVAPPSGVVPPVIMGTIISHRFNPWSLTFMVFDPNDRTNDYGFANLFNVGTNISLGTTWTGKLAGRSSSLGVTGTYSTKDGADLGQLLLPPDLKTGTLKGSYNLSVTASHLIYESPAVPGKGFGIYAKAAKADGNPNPIQASFIGGFAGQGIVSGRPLDEFGIGYYFYDLSDALESSVDPVIPFDDERGLELYYKVAMAPWFQFTVDLQWIDPARQEFGDAWDLALRANIDF
- a CDS encoding serine hydrolase, which produces MLGKNIVTSVFILAASVVWAQEKAQEKTLQHTPLDAFVDGFPLELEKQTRNANYNELFKGGDISAYFNMRASEFLPTAILPPHQDVMPLGSKPMPEVGKVKVELVSESKLKGPLTLDEFLAQSDGAQAYLVVHKGNIVYEKYPRMRPEDHHVWMSSSKPTASLVIDQLISEGKIDENAPITKYLTDFKGTDWDGITTRDVMDMATGMDLEDTSESRFDPDNIARRVYEAEFGFPNKTRGVEKLRDVLKSTPKKDEPGLAFEYASGLTQMLVLLAEEVENDRWHQIFDRRVWSKVGAEGPLQLHMTPDGIVAAHGLISSNLRDFARFGMLYTPSWKKIAVEQVVTDEILERIRKGVRSHEFVMAGFDGAVFVDYLGSKDFIANSRQWDVIWPDGDMWKGGLMTQGLYVSPSRDLVIVYFNVNNDDHSGHRFARPIATSGFFDK
- a CDS encoding carbohydrate porin; the protein is MENELVDNATDKPDVAGTEPTGKRWDEWKTRLKKRAGLDFSLEYDALGYVASQSLDDDTSASGAFRAYGIWDLVGRHGANTGSLIFKVENRHGYTDIPPTEFGFEVGYVGLVSSVFSDQSWRATHLFWQQRFARGRGVSYFGYLDITDYVDVYALASPWTGFSNLVFQTGAGAIAGLPDGALGAMVGGFLTDQIYAVGGIADANGDATDLGGGFDTFFSDFETIKTLEIGRTSAKEQLFIDNAHVTLWQIDERDEAGTPDGWGINASLTRKVDNHWLPFIRGGWAEDGASFYQASFSLGFGYASIPGRDLLGLGLNWSRPNRDTFKAKLDDQYTMEIFQRWQVTERVQVTPSIQLIQNPTLNTTEDFTALFGLRARVAY
- a CDS encoding amidohydrolase family protein encodes the protein MSSLAQDYDLVINNGRVIDPESMLDAVLNVGVKDGRIAKITPHDLKGVKTIDATGLVVAPGFIDLHFHALDGLSLKLAALDGVTTGMDLEAGAINVADWYAAKDKSGWPLNYGTGVSQEMTRTRIHDPEVDTSGWHDATSVFELRAQAVKTDGVPGWSVTRSDLDQLNQILTHIDEELRQGALSLASTIGYMSEGVTTFEMFKTQEVAANYGRALGAHVRFHGNPSNPEGTLGTSELLANAMVLDAPFSINHDNEYGWWENEEKLQKARAQGYNVWSEYYPYSAASTAISSDFFSPEKFKILAGGRPYEETIYDPIQDKFLTQQEWETTSKADPGRTIFAFNPKRDEWLPYWLRMPHMIVASDAMWSGKGIDSWDLPPEDYVGHPRTAGTRGKTLRMARENGVPLMFTIAQMAYWPAYHLGLTGIKAMQERGRLQEGMVADITIFDPEKVTDNATYKAGEQGLPTSGIPYVIVSGVPVVRDNEFQLDVRPGKSIRFPVEERGRFEPITVEEWSRQFTIKSFSVGDGGVEPKNTADDEGN
- a CDS encoding amidohydrolase, producing the protein MSFRARLTTIASTFLLAVPIIAWAQAIRLQGPDPLAKQSSQTVIYTSREFITMDPKKPRAEAVAVKDGRFIAVGTRTEVKKAAGAGARTDTTFADLVVVPGLIDQHVHPLLAALAMVCDVISIEDWNTANGFAPKALDEATYRKRLQKAIAEHNPSSGSTLFTWGYHQAWHGPMSRAILDQMAPTLPVAVWDRSTHIMFFNTAAMKEYEIDAEWVATLPKAAQEQSDLKEGKFWEAGFFEGVMGRITKGLASPEQLDRGLKFAERYFHQQGITALSEPAGPLDKPLQDAINAAFGDDATPFNFFYIPDGRMIAAKYLDKEGGATLIAEHEKMMSWGAGRGKFLPKQTKLLLDGAIFSQLAQMRDGYIDGHHGEWIQAPDLFARAFDVYWDAGYQIHIHVLGDKALDVLLDTLEKAMKRKPRTDHRTTLVHFGYAQPDQIARIARLGAIVSANPSYTTTLADKYAKVGVGKARTERMVPLGDTLRAGIPISLHSDMPMGPASPLYLMWAAVNRTTPPGWTPGPDQRITAAQALEAVTLGAAYSIRQEKEIGSIEVGKKANLTVLGESPLEVEPPRIKDITVWGTMLEGRLQPVGPAPHSSAPESRSTTSTGDED
- a CDS encoding DNA polymerase II, with protein sequence MPQGFLLTRHSFDQRGSTCIHYWLATPEGPVKLVIEGERPVFMVRVADRTQVTEALAGVPYDWQQLGFQTFGREEAAMLYFPTIDAHRRAQTLLQHRGIEVFEADFRLHDRYLMERFVRGGLYFEGVARAKDGYTEYRNVRLKGAEVQPDFKVVSLDVECSGQGELYSIGLYGHGVEEVLMVGKPEAADTSIHWVDDERALLEALEARIQSLDPDIIIGWSVVDFDFRLLVKRAGRYGLRLKLGRGGTDARWRDGREGSQGFVTLPGRVVLDGIDGLKNATYSFESFSLEFVAQTLLGRGKDTEDVDNRLAAIEHDFRHNKPKLAAYNLEDCRLVWDIYLHTRLLDYLRLRAQLTGLELDRSGGSVAAFTNLYLPKLHRSRYVAPNLPADGGLASPGGYVMDSRPGLYDNVLVLDFKSLYPSIIRTFKIDPMGLIEGLADGSEEGEPEGRSDKNTIPGFRGAHFSRDKHFLPDIITNLWAERDIAKQEQDAARSQAIKIIMNSFYGVLGSGGCRFYDTRLASSITLRGHEIMQQTARWIEELGHQVIYGDTDSTFVWLSGRPSAEEADLIGKGLASEINTRWQNKLKDELALACELELEFETHYQRFLMPTIRGSEAGSKKRYAGLVVNGDEEKLVFKGLETVRSDWTPLAKQFQTQLYGMVFHGEDPSDYIRETVEKTRAGEMDEQLVYRKRLRRKLEQYVKNVPPQVRAARMADEHRRQQGLEPRYQNKGWIQYVITLNGPEPVDYRQSPIDYQHYIDKQLKPVADAILPFIDLDFDSLVDGQLGLFGVSD